The segment CTCTGCGGTGTGGGAGACTGTCTCTTCAGAGCTACAGCTCTCAGTGTGTGCTCCTTTCAATAAGTTATGGCGCAGGACAATAGACTCTATGCGCTTCTCCAGTCTGCCATAATGGTCGCTGAAAAGTTTCTCCAAAGCACCCCATGACAATACAGTTACACAGGCCATAATTGTTGATCGAGGTCAGGTCAAAATCTGTGGCAGAGCGTTATACCTTTATATGCGATAATCCTCCCCATAACTCTGTAGGCGGCCACTTAACCCAGATGGCCGGGGGGGGGAAGGTGTCCCGCTAATGCAGATAGGCCGCAGCCGCCTGTATTCAAATATTGAAGTAAGTGTTAGGACTTAATGCAAGTTTCTTCAGCTCTCCCTATGCTCAGGTAGTTCACAACGATAATTTGTCTCAAATACTGTATCCTCAGACAATAATTTTTATCAAGTTCTTAATGATTCCTGGAGAGCAGTGAATAATGCGTCCCATCATGGCTCCCTCTTGGACACGCCCCCAATTtctacttttttatatttatttttgtgtgggaCACTTTCacttataaaattttattaacaatATAGAACTTATTAACAATTTGAATGTATTAACATTTGTTTGGGAACTCCCCATTACTTACTTTATGAACAATTTTTGTCACTATATTATTCACTCACATTCTAAACACTATTTAGTGAAAGCATACAAGGTATTTGCTCTCTTATAAGTGCTATATAGTTTAAGAGTTTTCATTTTATCCAATTATTGTCATATACGCGCATCCTCTCAGTTTTTCCTTTGGGAATTACTTTTTTACTAAAATCAGGAGGTATAAGGACATAAAaaaggtaggacattccatgccgcacTTTTAGGATGGCATAAACGTCCTAATGGCATcatctagggcagtgtttttcaaccagtgtgccgtggcacactagtgtgccgtgagagatcctcaggtgtgccacggcagactgacaacagtgtgacatattttttaaactttgcttgttttttactcccagtgcaggggtagtttgtaggaggcatagcataacagcacaatacatacagtatgtgtgtgtgtttgtgtgtatgtgtatatatatatatgctgtattaggctacaatgtgtgattttttttaaattttgggatggtggtgtgcctcaggattttttaatgtaaaaaagtgtgccacggcaaaaaaaaaggttaaaaatcactgatctaggggttaatgatattaaaaaataaaaaatgttactacATATTTCTAATTTCagcatttaatttgttttatacaatttttaaattatgatttttgtaAGCCCTGTAATTTATCCTCACAACAAATATGCCATTGATAAATGCAAGGCTCTAGCGTTTGTATGCTGGTCTGCTAACTCAAACTCATCACAATGAAGATCACTTAGTTATACCGTAGCAACAGAGAAGCACAACGATAGACAGTAAAGACGCTTCCAGAACAtaggaaaaaaaacttaaatttactACCATTATTTAATTGACTTTGCTCTTTTGGAaccctttgttgaatagcatatatacatatactcagcagcagcaatgcatgaGGGAGCTAGCTGGCAATTGGTGGCAAGCTGACTAACtctgtgtttaattcctttgcaggggttaaacacagttgtgTGCAAGaaacagtaaaataataaaatgctctaaaatattagcacattttcttttgaactttaatatccttttaatactGTGAATAAAAACGAATAATAATATTTAAAGCTTCCCAAGAATGATAAACAGTAATGTTTCTTAGCTCTAGAACTCAGAAACTTCAAAGACGTAAGAATTTACAAATGTACCTGCTTGAACAGACACTACAGTCAAATgacatatctctatatatgtgtgtgaccatTATATCAGCAATGAAATACTGAATTGTAAAAGACCTACATGCTAAATATGAAGCATTTAACATGGTCAATTTGCAAAACTGCACATTGTACAAACAAACTACTGGTGAATATGTTTATCTTCCTTAATTATGGCCAGTTACTACTTGCTACGAATTAAAcggacattgtaaactagatttttctttgcataaaggttttgtagatgatccatctgggaggttttttgcaacaatttatagttttgcttattctttaataatattgtgctgattttgagactcctgaccaagccccaaagtgtcagatgtagacTCACGTCTACAGACTCCTGTTGgtcttatctgtcttttcatatgcagggaagggggagtatactttcccagcccctttcagtgggtgtccctgtctaacctcaacaacagtgctaaactgggagcttctaagtaagtttttaaaaggttttatactggatttttagatccatATCTGTACATAATCTTCTTTATAATAGTGACTAGAacatgctgttatatgaaaattggtgtatactgtccctttaagattgctcaCTACTCTAAACAATCACTCTATTGCAAAACTTCCGTCTCTCTAGGAAGAATGGAAtaggtacctttttttttttccccttaaagcaAAAGCAATATATTTTACtgcaaaataaataagttataaatGCAATGTTTATTTTTCACTAATTAAATTTTGAGTTAGTTTATGTTAAGAAGTGGCTCAGTGCAATGTACTTACCAGCTCTCAAACCCGTATATCTTTTCATTCCAGTTGGTCCATGGGTTCCGAAGGCCATACAAATTATTTCTCaatatttaaaatgcatatttcacCTTCTTATACTCTACACCAACACAAACTTTATATTTTGTAGCATACCTTTTTTTAAGgcttttctttaaagggaaataaaatgacAGTAGTATGCTGCaaaaaaaccaaacatttttataataaaattttgtTTTGCAACACTAAGATCAGCACCACATTGCTATTGCCACAATGCTGGTAATAGCATGGATTGGGAATTATGGACTGAGTATGCCTACCAATCTATTAATTCTGGCTAAAGCCCTGTTTGGCCTTTTCACAAGGGATTCATAAatctatattataaattattttgctgcctcctttaaaaacaaaaaaatggagatAGTTTTTAACCTCTTCTCACCGTTAGAACGTTCCATGACGTCCTAACCACACCgggctttagcaccattaggatggcatggaacatcctagccattCTGCTGTACTGAAATAGtaacggcttcctaactgggatcacgggctggagggtgtgcctagcatcataggcactcccttgtgacccgatcccatcaatgaaatcacgcaatcgcatgtacgatcgcgtgatttcaattttttacttatttgtttacatcggaacgttggaGATTAGGAACCATGGATCCCTAAAACTTCACTCCTAACTTGTggattatttaatttatatatacataaacaaaatgGTTGTCTCATATAAAGTATACAGCTGGCTTTCCAATTTTCGATGGCTCCTAAATTATAGAATTTGAGAAATTTGTCAACCAATGACATTCTATATGGAAAACAGGGTTTAACATAACTGAAAGGTAAAGTGGTGTGCAGTCAAACCCTTATGTCCTCACTCCAGCATTTTATACCTTACAGAGTATAATACCTGGTAAAATCATGATGAAATTAGAATTTACTTAGGAAACAGACggaaacaatatttttatattcatattaaatttgcacatacatttgatTCAATAACATACAAAAGGTGTATTTAAAGTTATATTTCTTTAATCTGCTGGTCAGGTACTACGTCAGGTACTTCTGGCATTACAACTGGCAGATATTTGCTTTGGAAAAGTCTCTCATTCTCTTCAGAATGAAGATCATTCCAGTTGATTGTTCTCATGTGAACAGGGAGACGAGCAAATTCTTCTTCATTCACATCATAGTCTTTCATCTTAAAGTGGAGGAACCACCAATGACTGAAAAAGCCAATATCTAATACTCTACTGGGAAAATCTTTCCAACGAGGCTGCAAATGAGGACAACTAGCTGGGTAGAGGTCACATTCTGAATCATAAGGAGTTTCGTAGATAAGAGAGAAGAAAATAAGATTGAGGTAACGCAGACGTCCTTGGTTCCAAAGGTTGGTTAAACGCTGCACGTGCTGGTCAGATTTTCCACTCCGTGTCCATGCAGAAAGCAAAAGCAGCGAGGCAGAGGCATCAAGGACGGCACATTGGAAGGAGTCCTCAGAAGGTGCCTTAGAAGAGCAAACGCCAGCACCCGCAAGGAGAGTAATGTAGAAAGCAGCTTTACCGGGACGTTCTTTAGCTCCCACAACAATGTCCTTGCAAGCCTCAGAATAGTCATGAAGGAGACTTTTAACCCAAGTTGCTAAAGGAAGAAAGCAGAGTGAGACAGTCAGAAGCTTGTACATGCAATTTGCTCCTTCCAAAGCATGAGGGCTGAGTGACATAGATGAAAGGGATATAAACAGTAGTAGTACCCTGAGGCTGTGCAGACCCAGCATTCTATTTTAAAGCCCCTTGTGATACACTGTTTCTAAAAAAATAGCCAGTTTTATTCTAAGATAAGAACCTTTGACATGTACTGACCAGTGCATATGCACAGGCACTAGCTGGGCTGTCAATTAAACTTGTACTTACCAATTAGTGGCAAAGTGCACTCTTGGATTGGCACCTGAAGCATTTATGCAGCCATCTAGTCATTCATGTATATTGGTACTCTTTGGTGctgcagtttttattttaaaaaaaagtttcacaggTTTGCTGTCTAATCACACCGGttaaattaaaaagggacagtctacttgaaaactgtcattgtttaaaaagatagttaatccctttattacaaattccccagttttgcataaccaacagttacaatatactttttacctctatattaactgtatctaagcctctgcagactgacccattATCTCAGTGCGATTTacaaacttgaattttagccaattagtactgttccgtgcataactccacgggggtaaacacaatattatctgtatggcatacatgaactagcactgtctggctgttaaaAGCCAATAaaacgcactgagataagagactacCTAcaggggtttagaaacaggcagagatttagaggtgatagagtatattaatataacaatgttggttgtacaaagctggggaatgggtagaaaagttatccatctttttaaacaataaaaaaaaaaaaaatctgtaaagctGTCAGCTCCATTGCTCAGTGTGGGAGAGCACTACAATAAATTGAATGGAGCGAACAGGTGC is part of the Bombina bombina isolate aBomBom1 chromosome 6, aBomBom1.pri, whole genome shotgun sequence genome and harbors:
- the TIMM29 gene encoding mitochondrial import inner membrane translocase subunit Tim29 gives rise to the protein MAARYVGVMCRRLCSGTVVPTPAAEVVKKPGFRERLRTGKMATWVKSLLHDYSEACKDIVVGAKERPGKAAFYITLLAGAGVCSSKAPSEDSFQCAVLDASASLLLLSAWTRSGKSDQHVQRLTNLWNQGRLRYLNLIFFSLIYETPYDSECDLYPASCPHLQPRWKDFPSRVLDIGFFSHWWFLHFKMKDYDVNEEEFARLPVHMRTINWNDLHSEENERLFQSKYLPVVMPEVPDVVPDQQIKEI